One genomic window of Megalobrama amblycephala isolate DHTTF-2021 unplaced genomic scaffold, ASM1881202v1 scaffold583, whole genome shotgun sequence includes the following:
- the LOC125262065 gene encoding olfactory receptor 51I2-like isoform X2 → MENGTYFYFMLFENLGSIKYAFFTLGFIFYCAVICFNVIIILVIFLEKTLHQPMYILISCLSINSVYGTAGFFPRLLTDLLYDTHKISFEACIIQTFVIYSYASFELTILMLMAFDRFVAISKPLHYNNIITTRLLAFLIVIAWLYPITFVGIGCLLTGRLTICGNKMLRVYCHNYEIVKLSCVNNTVNNIYGLIVLITTIFIPLSFIIYTYVRIIIICQRSTREFRSKAYQTCIPHIVILLNFSVAVLCELTLSRFVNGELPIALTVVISLEFIVVPPIVNPIVYGLNFPDIRKKIRHLIKASK, encoded by the coding sequence ATGGAGAATGGAACATACTTTTACTTCATGTTGTTTGAAAATCTTGGGAGCATAAAATATGCTTTTTTCACATTGGGGTTTATTTTTTACTGTGCTGTCATATGCTTTAATGTCATTATTATTCTTGTAATATTTCTGGAAAAGACATTGCACCAGCCCATGTACATTCTGATTTCATGCTTGTCCATCAACTCTGTATATGGTACAGCTGGCTTTTTCCCAAGGTTACTGACAGACCTGCTCTATGATACACACAAAATCTCCTTTGAAGCATGTATCATACAGacttttgtcatttactcataTGCATCTTTTGAGCTTACAATATTAATGCTAATGGCATTTGATAGGTTTGTTGCAATCAGCAAACCTTTGCATTACaacaacataattaccacacGGTTACTAGCTTTTCTAATAGTTATAGCATGGCTTTATCCAATCACTTTTGTTGGTATTGGTTGTCTTTTGACTGGCAGGCTGACAATCTGTGGTAACAAAATGTTAAGGGTGTACTGCCACAACTATGAAATTGTCAAACTCTCATGTGTAAACAATACAGTTAATAATATTTATGGCCTGATTGTATTGATCACTACCATTTTTATCCCTTTGAGTTTTATAATATATACCTATgtcagaattattattatttgtcaaAGAAGCACACGAGAGTTCAGGAGCAAAGCATATCAAACTTGTATTCCACACATAGTGATCCTTTTAAATTTCTCAGTTGCTGTTTTGTGTGAGCTCACTTTGAGTCGATTTGTGAATGGGGAACTTCCTATAGCGCTGACTGTTGTCATTTCACTTGAATTTATTGTTGTACCACCCATTGTAAACCCTATTGTTTATGGTCTAAACTTTCCTGATATCCGCAAAAAAATCAGACATCTTATAAAAGCCTCCAAATAA
- the LOC125262065 gene encoding olfactory receptor 51I2-like isoform X1, whose protein sequence is MVNESISCERKMENGTYFYFMLFENLGSIKYAFFTLGFIFYCAVICFNVIIILVIFLEKTLHQPMYILISCLSINSVYGTAGFFPRLLTDLLYDTHKISFEACIIQTFVIYSYASFELTILMLMAFDRFVAISKPLHYNNIITTRLLAFLIVIAWLYPITFVGIGCLLTGRLTICGNKMLRVYCHNYEIVKLSCVNNTVNNIYGLIVLITTIFIPLSFIIYTYVRIIIICQRSTREFRSKAYQTCIPHIVILLNFSVAVLCELTLSRFVNGELPIALTVVISLEFIVVPPIVNPIVYGLNFPDIRKKIRHLIKASK, encoded by the exons ATG GTCAATGAAAGTATTTCTTGTGAAAGGAAAATGGAGAATGGAACATACTTTTACTTCATGTTGTTTGAAAATCTTGGGAGCATAAAATATGCTTTTTTCACATTGGGGTTTATTTTTTACTGTGCTGTCATATGCTTTAATGTCATTATTATTCTTGTAATATTTCTGGAAAAGACATTGCACCAGCCCATGTACATTCTGATTTCATGCTTGTCCATCAACTCTGTATATGGTACAGCTGGCTTTTTCCCAAGGTTACTGACAGACCTGCTCTATGATACACACAAAATCTCCTTTGAAGCATGTATCATACAGacttttgtcatttactcataTGCATCTTTTGAGCTTACAATATTAATGCTAATGGCATTTGATAGGTTTGTTGCAATCAGCAAACCTTTGCATTACaacaacataattaccacacGGTTACTAGCTTTTCTAATAGTTATAGCATGGCTTTATCCAATCACTTTTGTTGGTATTGGTTGTCTTTTGACTGGCAGGCTGACAATCTGTGGTAACAAAATGTTAAGGGTGTACTGCCACAACTATGAAATTGTCAAACTCTCATGTGTAAACAATACAGTTAATAATATTTATGGCCTGATTGTATTGATCACTACCATTTTTATCCCTTTGAGTTTTATAATATATACCTATgtcagaattattattatttgtcaaAGAAGCACACGAGAGTTCAGGAGCAAAGCATATCAAACTTGTATTCCACACATAGTGATCCTTTTAAATTTCTCAGTTGCTGTTTTGTGTGAGCTCACTTTGAGTCGATTTGTGAATGGGGAACTTCCTATAGCGCTGACTGTTGTCATTTCACTTGAATTTATTGTTGTACCACCCATTGTAAACCCTATTGTTTATGGTCTAAACTTTCCTGATATCCGCAAAAAAATCAGACATCTTATAAAAGCCTCCAAATAA